The Thermosynechococcus sp. HN-54 DNA segment TAATTTGGTAATAAATCCCCTTCATGCACAGCTTTGTGGCTGGCTTGCCCAATGGGGGAGTCCTGCCCTTGTAATCGGGTTTCTTTCCACTCAATTTCTCCTTGGGCATCAGGTTGTTGGGGAACTAGAAGCCACTGATAGGTATCAACGAGAATAGAATCCACATCGCGATCGAACTGGCTCAACTTGGTCTCTGCTTGTTTGGTCTGGAAGGTATCCAAGTTAAGAATGTCTTTTTCAGCAACGATCGCTCTCCAAGCTAGGTATTGAGCGGTATTGCGTTCTAGGTTTTCCAGCTTGGCTTTATCGGCTGCTAGAAAAAGCAGGGTATTTCTGTAATAGCGGGGGCTGCTACCCCTGTAGTTGAGGGGATCTTCGAGCCATTGGCGGGCAGGGCTGTCAGGATGACCTCTGCTGTGAGCCTGTTGGGGATGCAGAACCACCAGCCGAACCCCTTGAGTACAGTCGTCGGGAATATCCGCCGTGGATTCGGGAGCAACATGGACAGCACCGAATTCGCCCCGATTTTTATCAGCTTTGAGTCGTCTGATGATCTCTGCCCAAACAAGCTCGCGATCGCTGAGGATTTGCTCTGCTCGTTCTTGGGCAGTGCGGTTAACGTTGGGTTGTGTGGAAATCCAGTAGCGTTTGCTTTCGTCCACATAGAGGTAAGTCGCGCGATCCGTCAAATAGCGCAGGGCATCGCCAAAGGTGGCAGGGGCTTCACCGGGTTGTACACAGCCCAGCTTGATGCGGCGATCGTCGATGCCTCGGTTGGCAGCACGCAGCGTGGGGGCAGATCCCATGTAAATGGTGCGAGCAACACGGCGGCAGGCAGAGTAGCGCCCTAGGTTGGGGTTTTGGCGATCGAGGGTCAGAGGTAGGGAATTGGCGCCATCCACATCCTTGTCGATGACAGGCAACCAATGATCTTCCAGGTAGCGGGTCAGTTCCGACTGTACCTGCTGGTCATCCATCGGCACATGGGCAGGCATAATCATCAAACTGCGGTCTTCCCGCTCCCACAGGCAATGAATTACTTTAGCCATCAGACGCAGCACGCCGCGGGTGCGTTGAAATTTGTCAAGAGTGGACCAATCAGAATACAAGCGATCGAACAGTTCCGGATGAATGGGATAGGCCGCTTCTAGGCGACGTTTGTAGTCGGCTTCTTTACACTCGCCGGGAAACTCTTGGCTTTGGTTGCGGTACATCTCCATAAAAGCTTTGACAACCGCATCTCGCTGCACAAACAAATTGGGGTCGGTAATGGGCTGAAACAGACGGCGGCGGACAATTTCAAAGCTTTCTTCCGCACTCGCCGGACGCCAAGGGGATTCCACCCGACCGATGGCATTTTTGAGTCGATCCAAGGCTTCTTTACCCCGATCGCCCCCAATCTCAATATCGGAAGAGGGGATACTTACCACCAGTAGGGTATCTTTAGCATTTTTAGCCGATTCACTCAAAGTTTGGGCAAAGGTGAACTGGGTATCAAAGCTACCCCCGGCCAGATCGCTGTGCTCATGCAGTTGCCGCGCATAGGATACCCATTCATCAATCAGAATCAAACAAGGGGAAAAGCGATTGAACAGCACCTTGAGGGCATCACCGGGGTTGGTGGAGGTCTCATCCGCTTGCCGCACCAGTTCATAGCCCTCGGCTCCACCCAATTGCCAGGCCAGCTCCCCCCAAAGGGTTTTAATCAAAGGGCGATTTTGGCGCTAGTGTTCCGGTCTGTAGAGAGGGATGCCGCTGGGCTGGAGTTTGTTGCCTACTAAAACTGCGATATTGACATTCTCAGGGGGCTGACGGATGCCAGTCGCCTGAAAAATAGACTCTGTTCCCGGCAACAGACCCTCACCCCCAGAGGGAGAGAGGGGGGAAGAGAAAAGATGGTACAGGGAAAGCATGGCATGGGTTTTGCCGCCACCAAAGTTGGTTTGCAGCTCAATGACAGGATCACCGCCCTGACCGCTGAGCCGTCGCAGGGCATTGGCAAGCAGTTGTTTTAGTCCTTCGGTGAGGTAGGTACGGCGATAGAATTCGGCGGGGTTGCGGTACTCGTCAGAGCCTTCGTCTAGATAGACCTGCCAGAGATCGGCGGCAAATTCGGCTTGTTGAAAGCGACCGGAGGCCACATCAGGGTGGAGGGTGGCAATTTCCCGCCAAGGCTTGAGTCCAGCCATAGGCTGCCCTTCCGTGGGTGTGGTCGTGGTGCGGCGGGTAATATTGCGCGCTTGCTCTTCAAACCGAATGCGCAATAATTCTTGCTTTTGTTTATCAACTTCGGCAGCTTGGGGGGCAGAAATGGCGCTGAGCAGGCGAGTGATACTGTCGAGGGCGCGGTAAGCATCATCGGTAGAAAACGTATTGGTATGTGCCCATGCGTTTCGGGTTTCTCGTAACTCACTAACGAGTGCCCGTTCTGCTCTTCCTAATGTTTTCTTAAAAACATCGTGCCATTTTTCCCAAATCACAATTAAAACAGCGGATACATCCCTTTGAAGCACTTCTTCAGAGCTTTTGTTTTGGTTATATTCAGGCAGGCATTGAGCAACCTCTTGCAACCAGCGATCGCCATAGCTTGCTTTCATTTCCCGTTCAACAAAGAGATAAAGCCCTTCAAGGAGTAAATTCAGGGCGCGTCCGACTCGTTCATAGTTACTAATGCTCATGGGTGGGTTTGGAGAGTAAAGCCTGATAAAGCTATGATAACCTCGGTTCAGGATAAGAGAAATGCTAAATTTTACCTTCACCCCAGCTTTCTCCCATTCAGGGAGAGGGAGCTAGACTTTAGGTTTTGTTAAACTCACAGGTTATGATAACTAATCCCAAATCAGGGTTAAATCCATCACGAAGTTGGGTAATACGGGTTCTCCAGGAAGGCAAGATGGATGTTCTAAAAGTTGAACGGCTTGTCCGGGTTGATAGCAATAAACTGTTTGGGTTTCGGGAGCAATTAACCAACCCAACTGAGCACCATTACTTATATACTCCTGCATTTTGGCTTGGAGAAAAGCAAGGTCGTCGGTGGGGGATTGGAGTTCTAGGACAAAATCGGGACAAATGGGAGCAAATTTGCGACGTTGTTCTGGGGTTAGCTGTTCCCAGCGGCTTTTTGCAATCCAAGCGGCATCGGGAGAGCGAATGGCTCCATTGGGTAAGGCAAAGCCAGTAGAAGAATCGAAAACTACACCCAGGCGCATCTGACGATTCCACTGCCAGAGTTGCCCCAGCAAGTCAGCATTTTGGTATCCGGTTTCACTGCCGGCAGGTGCCATAGCGATCAATTCTCCTTGAGCGGTGCGTTCCAACCGTAGGTCGGGATTGCTACGACACAGTTGCTCGAAGACTTCATCGGTGAGTTGAAGGGTGGGGCGTAGGTTCAGGGCAATCATGGGTTTACTCTGATTATCTTTGGTTTGCAGTTTTTTTAGCCCTAGAATATGCCTACAATTGTAGGCTAATCTGCGCAGATGTTTGCATACTTGCGGCTAGGCGGGTAATTTCTGCCCAAGAACTCACAAGAGTGTTGTAAGCTAGAGCCTCTTGGCTCCACCCTTTGCGATCGCACAAACTATACAGCCGATAAGCCAAGTCACGGGCAATCATGGCCCGATCGCCCAATTGAGCAAAAAGTTCGGCGGCGCCGGTTTCCCCTTGTTTGTCCAAAAGTATGGATGAGCAGTTGGGTGATCAGCCAGTTGTTTCCCTCACCCCCGACCCCTCTCCCACGTGGGGAGAGGGAAGAAGATATGCCCTGCTCCTCCCTCGCCCTTGGGGAGAGGGCTTCCCGTTTGATCAACCGCACTTTGCCGCCCTTGGCTTCCACGATGCCGGCTTCGACCATGCCCTGAACAGTGGTGTTTTTGGCTTTGCTGAGGGTTTCGGCATCGCCATAGGCGCCTGCGTTGAATTGGTGTTGCTCAAACCAGGTGAGTGCCCAGCGGGTGTCGCTGTCGAATTCGCCTTCTTGTTCGGTGAGGTATTCGTCGAGGGTTTGGTTGATCAGTTGCAGGGCGGTGCGGACACGCAGGGGGGTGCCATTGTTTTCCAGGACGGCGGCATAGCGAGAATAGACTGCCATCCCCGGCCCAATGCTGGCTTGGGCAAGGTCAACGGGGGCAATGTTGCCCTGCTGGAGGGTACGCAGCGCTTTGGGCAGTTCGCGTTTGAGTTCGGTGAGGAATTGGCGACGGGTGATTTTGGGGGCATCCGCAGGGCGGGGACGGCAGACAAGGACAATGGAGGAGGAGAGGGCGTTGGTGCCAGATGCGACCATGCGATTACTCATTTCACTGCGCATGGGCCAGGTGCCGTCAATGGTAAAGCCAGATTGGATCAACCCTTCCAGCATCGTTTCCCAACCGGTGGAGGCTCTGCCCTCACCCCTAGCCCCTCTCCCAGAGCGGGAGAGAGGAACTAGAGGGTCGTCTATGTCTGCTTCTCCTCCTTGCTGATCGGGGGATGAGGAGTCTTCTTCTGTTTGTTTGAAAGCGTAGTAGATGGTGGTGGGGTAGTCGGCACGAGTAATTTGGTTGATGCGTTGAAACGCTTTGCCCAGACCCGTTTCAAAAAATTCCCTCGCTTTTTCTCTGCTGCCACCAAAACGATAGGGCGTGGCGACCAATTCTTGAGCTTTGGGAACGAGCAAAGTGCTGAAGAGATCGGGATAAATAGAACTGAGAGAACGCCGCAGCCAGACATAGAAAAAATCTGCTAAGTCTGCGTAACCGATGTTGTCGTAATAGGGCGGGTCGGTGGAGATGAGTTTGGGGGTGGTGTCGTGGGGATGGGGGGCGGTTGCGTCATGTTGGGTAGCTTTTGCATAATTGTTTGGATATGCTCTATCCAAAACTTTAATAATCCATTCAATGGCACTATTAAAGTTACCAGTCGAATCACTGAATGGATTTGCTTCTGCAAAATCCCATACCATCGGTATTGCTTGACGACCAAAAACATGTTCAACTGCTTCTCTGGTGCTATCCCAAACAACAAGAGCCGCCCATTTATCAGCACTTCGATCGACAGCAAACGCCAGATAAGTCGCGATCGCCTCTCCATAGGCTCTTGCCCCGGTGCCGCCCTCATGCAGAGGCACATTGTCATCGGGTAGGCCAGCGGCAATGGCATCCTGAGTCGCCTTTTCCCGTGCTTCCCCCACCAAATCGCTGAAGGTGGTAAGGGCAACCAATTGACGCGGGGTGAAGAGATCGGCGTGTTTGGTCATGCCGTAAAGTGGTGCATTGATAACCCCAGATTTACAAATAAGCTCTGTATCCGGTTTCCAAGTGGGTTGTGCTGAATTAGCAATGGCTTCTTGTTCCTCTGTGGGTGCCAGATACACCCGGCCATTTTGACCCTCGGCGACAATGGCCATCAATTGCTGTCCCATGCGTCCGGCGCGGCCTTCTTGGCGTATATATTCCAACGGCACAGGTGTTTCGCAGGCGATGCAGCGTGCCCCTTTGCGACCTGCCGTTCCTTCAGGGGCTTTGCCTTGGCCTGATTTGACGACGAATCGAACCTTTACCCCCTCACCCCCAGCCCCTCTCCCACCAGGGGAGAGGGGAGTCAGGGTTTCTTCTTGTCCCTCTTCTCTGTTGATGGGATGGGGGTGGCGATCGATAACTGGCTCGACCCAAGCTTCTTTCCCCTTCTTCGTCGAAAGCTGAAAACTCCGTACCAAGGGCATCTGGCAGCCACAGGCGGGGTTGGGGCATTTGACCGTTCTTGCCCATAGCCAAGCGATGACGGTGAGGGATTCGGCCCCCTCACCCCCGGCCCCTCTGCCACGAGGGGAGAGGGGAGTTGAACTGGAAGTAAGGAAATGGGATTTAATGAGGTGGAGGCAAGCCGCAAGATCGGTTTCCACTGCCTCAGCCCTCAG contains these protein-coding regions:
- a CDS encoding Uma2 family endonuclease → MIALNLRPTLQLTDEVFEQLCRSNPDLRLERTAQGELIAMAPAGSETGYQNADLLGQLWQWNRQMRLGVVFDSSTGFALPNGAIRSPDAAWIAKSRWEQLTPEQRRKFAPICPDFVLELQSPTDDLAFLQAKMQEYISNGAQLGWLIAPETQTVYCYQPGQAVQLLEHPSCLPGEPVLPNFVMDLTLIWD
- a CDS encoding DUF1156 domain-containing protein, giving the protein MPYRKKLIEVALPLEAINMESAREKSIRHGHPSTLHLWWARRPLAACRAVLWASLVDDPSSWPDKFPTEADQTRERQRLFDILGRIETETDKKGNQKQVVRGLVSWDDINDPKSGVLEAAQREIARCLAWERGEEPPTKPDAVRDYIAQYAPPVYDPFAGGGSIPLEAQRLGLEAHASDLNPVAVLINKALIEIPPRFKDQAPVNPEDRPHSLNPSPQGRENPSPPSPLAHKGRGGVETSLNRWYGAQGLAADVRYYGQWMRDEAFKGIGHLYPQVRVIRSADGSLHPLVPSPTGGELLHTPPHPPTPAPTGGELPFPHTPPHPPTPSPTRGEGEQERWEISEALRKQMTAIARQLRKRQTRSEEILWQALRNGQLEGRKFRRQQPIGAFVVDFFCAAERLIVEVDGSIHDSEEQQALDRQRQRLLESLGLRFVRLRAEAVETDLAACLHLIKSHFLTSSSTPLSPRGRGAGGEGAESLTVIAWLWARTVKCPNPACGCQMPLVRSFQLSTKKGKEAWVEPVIDRHPHPINREEGQEETLTPLSPGGRGAGGEGVKVRFVVKSGQGKAPEGTAGRKGARCIACETPVPLEYIRQEGRAGRMGQQLMAIVAEGQNGRVYLAPTEEQEAIANSAQPTWKPDTELICKSGVINAPLYGMTKHADLFTPRQLVALTTFSDLVGEAREKATQDAIAAGLPDDNVPLHEGGTGARAYGEAIATYLAFAVDRSADKWAALVVWDSTREAVEHVFGRQAIPMVWDFAEANPFSDSTGNFNSAIEWIIKVLDRAYPNNYAKATQHDATAPHPHDTTPKLISTDPPYYDNIGYADLADFFYVWLRRSLSSIYPDLFSTLLVPKAQELVATPYRFGGSREKAREFFETGLGKAFQRINQITRADYPTTIYYAFKQTEEDSSSPDQQGGEADIDDPLVPLSRSGRGARGEGRASTGWETMLEGLIQSGFTIDGTWPMRSEMSNRMVASGTNALSSSIVLVCRPRPADAPKITRRQFLTELKRELPKALRTLQQGNIAPVDLAQASIGPGMAVYSRYAAVLENNGTPLRVRTALQLINQTLDEYLTEQEGEFDSDTRWALTWFEQHQFNAGAYGDAETLSKAKNTTVQGMVEAGIVEAKGGKVRLIKREALSPRAREEQGISSSLSPRGRGVGGEGNNWLITQLLIHTFGQTRGNRRRRTFCSIGRSGHDCP